The Aedes albopictus strain Foshan chromosome 1, AalbF5, whole genome shotgun sequence genomic interval taagcattacgaatctatcgacttgaccatgtctcgcgtaaagttaaaacaatatttcaactctgtacgatacaatagaatatagaacaaattatgtatgtatgtagtctacaaacggttgacgaaataaaaGTGGAAGTTGCAAgcaaggatcggtaaattcgcctcattccattcatattcactcctctttgctgaagcgaatcgagaaagatgcagcaaacggatagtcgtgatcaaacgcgcaaccccatcaccagtgggaagcgatgcgcaagttgGTTGGcatggatattcgtggccgatcgtcgcagtttggatcgcaagcgaatgaatgaatggcgaatggtgacgaatgctggtgagcgatctaagcggctattatcataactagaagagaatttctgcatgtaatgcatacgtttttagtgtattgttgttgaaatgctagattagcaaagaaaataataaacattttttgaaaacttcaaatattcgtacgcgcaatatcactcacgaatcgcatcacctctccatcgcttgcgatgcgaatgtggacgaatgtttaaattccatgtatggcttcccaccgttcgccggtgtttgctgtcgtcgctgacaagcaaacacacaaactaaagcgacaaccgtccgctgctgactgtattcgagtgtggaagaagatgaaaagtggaaatcaggaaccctggttgcaagggagggaaacgattttttttccaattcgtttctggttctagcgatggctatgaacatatgaatatacatgagttgtatatgaagagaagagagagcgagagaaagtggatagaaaaatacaaagtaggatgaaagggacgggccagggattgaacccatgaccttctgcatacgaatcagaagcggtagccactagaccaccaagcccgttgttctaggcacagctgtacatgctgacaaaaacgaagctttatccaaaacagcctgaattcaaattaactgaacaaaaatgaactacttcggcgtattattcatccataatagttgttttgtaatgaaatgactgtgcatatgtaaatccggaaaaaaaatctataaaatcgggTATTccccatcagagcagacgttgatggttacatcgactatgcgaacatgggtagtaagatcggtggtcctctacggacacgagacatggactaggCCCGAGGAGTACAtgcaagcattcggagttttcgagtgacgtggcggagaaggatgaatgtTACAAGAACGCCGGACAACAGCCCTGCAATgctggtgttcgctactgatgcGGTTGGAACAAGAAGGTGTGAAACACCTGGTGGAGCgtgattcgccttgacggaggctctctgagagaattgcgctgtgcgtgaaaacaatttttttaacatgggaaaggataggagctgcattttcaaatgcttctaaaatattttagggacctcagattgaatgaaaaaagtgttaatgttttgcaatatactttcaattagctacactataactggttttagacaaaaagtttttaaatcacaatgttatgtctataatatagcgcatcaaaatctcattcgataacattaagaacgttttgcttaaaaaaaattctataaagaattagaagcatttgaaaatgcagctcctatcctttcccatgttaaaaaaaaatgttttcacgcacagcgcaattctctcagagagcctccgtcaaggcgaattgtgACTAGCATTGGGCGAGAGTAAGGCTGAAGAGCGGCAGCCATAAACCGAGTATTGTCGCGTATTACAGTTGATTATGTGTTatcctaattggcttctttagcggtgttgagataatcccatattctgaatctgcatgccaaactgagtcgaaatccaaattttcatgaattttggtgcctgggaactatagacactatagattccatagactcgcggaggcgaagacaactgtagccaaacgaactgtcagttcgtgtagctaaacgagcatgacgtcacgatttcaatagcgataaTGGATTACGTGACGTCATTTTTGcttggtacactctaaattcacggtaaaacacactaaaatcgtattactcaaccatgtctccgcgagtctatggaatctgtAGTGTCTATactgggaacctatttaaatatcaatttgatgtttatatgggagcgatttgtcgaatcacccctcgtcgcattttgtactggacggagctgtcaagcggttgcccagctgtcaaaaggtagttttgaaaaatctctttgaaattgattttaggtaccaacataatgttctaaaaatctgaaaaaaccatagtggctcaaaaaaatgtgctttttcgtataaaaacaaaaaaaaaacaatacatttttcaaaatttaaaaacccaatggggcacgttcggtgtagtactagatttgtagtaatgagctgaatttttgtatggtgagaagcaaggatcggtatattcgcctcactccattcatattcactcctctttgctgaagcgaatcgagaaagatgcagcaaacggatcgtcgtgatcaaacacgcaaccccatcaccagtgggaagcgatgagccatctgcttgacatgaatattcgttgccattcgtcgcagtttggatcgcaagcgaatgaatgaatggcgaatggtgaagaatactggtgagcgatcgaagcggctattatcataagtagaagagaatttctgcatgtaatgcatacactTTTACTGTATTGTcactgaaatgctagattagcaaagaaaatatgtaattcgaaaacatcaataattcgtatgcacaatatcaatcgcatcactcacgaatcgcattcgcttgcgatgcgaatgtggacgaatgaataatttccaagtgtggcttcccaccgttcgccggagtttgctgtcgccgctgacaagcacacacacgaactcaagcgacaaccgttcgctgctgactgtcttcgaatggggaagaagatgaaaaatggaaatcaggaaccctggtgagaaggtcaattctccgtttctgcaatgaaatggtacaaaaagcgtgggtattatgattccttgcctaaattcatgctgtttgagcaaaactttggataactatgttgtttatgttgcaagaaatggagaaaacaacaacactgttacccaaagttttgctcaaacagcatcaatttaggcaaggaatcataatacccacgctttttgtaccatttcattgcagaaacggagaattgaccttctcaccatactaaaattcagctcattactacaaatctactacttcaccgatctgtcctattgtgcaaataaatgtatgcatgTGTGATAGCGTTCTTTTGCAGCTCCAACGGTAATAATGCTGGCCAAATTCCTACATATTTATACGGAGTTCTCATATCTTCTATAAAGCACAATTTTCCTTCCACGATATTCTATACTCTTCATTATTATGTTGTATTCGCactgtattatttttatttgcagATTTATGAAGTTTATCCTAAAATACACAGAAAATGCGGCTAACAATCTAGATGCGAAGAACAACGTCTGGCTACCCCTGTACGAGACATCGAGGCGCGAGCTGTACGATAAAACTAGGCAAAATCTTAAGCTACTGCTGTGCTGAATTTGAGTTTTTGGGATTTGATAGAAGTGTTATCTTTGTCTCCGAAAGAGATGTTTACTGTAAAATGGTTTAAGTCGAAATAAATAAAGCTTAGATATATTCGCAATAGGCGTCAAAATAGCCGTGAATAGATGAcattcaaacagttttattttttcaggaaaatcgaTTCTTCGGGTACTTTCTAAAAGCGTGCCCTCGCCAATCACAATCCGGCCTAATCAGAATGCACTTAAAACTAATTTCTAGACTTTGAAACTGTTTCCATCTTCTTAATAAGAGTGATATTTGTACAAATTAAACGCTCCCTTGCAATCGGAGATGAGTGTCACCCACATGTGTCGACACATTACTGAGCTTCCTTCCATCGCTAAACGAaaagaaaaacgagaaaaaactTACTTGGTTAGCTACACTAGCGAAGTCGTGGGACAGCTGCAAGACCGGCTCACCTCCTCGCTTAAGAATCAATCAGACCATCAGACGGGGAATGCTTCCTCATTCTTGCATGCGTCGCGGGGGCATCTAGTCTGATTTCAGTCGCTTTGTTACAGGAGCACTGTCCGATCCTTGCGAATTGGAATCCTCCGAGAAGGGCATATTCGAGACGAACTCGGTTGCCCCCTGGGAATCACTCACAAGGGAGAAGCCTGAAAGTGAAGGGAAGCATTGATTATTTTTACTCGAACTCTCATAGGTTTCTAACATAAAATATGCCCTTACGATATCAGTACTTACAGGTGTTGGAATCTTCGGTGGTCAGGGCAAAGTTCGAGTTGGAATTCGAATCCGTGCCCGGTTTCCTAGTGTTTTCCTTATTTTCACTACTGTTGCTGTTGCTATTGCTGTTGACCGAAGCGGCATTGCTGACCGTCGAGTTCCCATTGGCCAGCACACCTCCACCGCCGCCGAGCGTTGTGCTTCCTCCCTTCAGCAGTCCGCCGCCCTTCTTGTTGTCCTTGCTCGAGATCGGAACCCACTTGAAGATCTTCATCGAAGTCTCGCCGATTGTGACCCACTTTTTCTCCCAGCGACGAACCCGGTCCATCGAGAGCATGAACTTCTTGACATCGTCCTTCTTGCTGGCCCGCGTTTCGGCCCTCACACTGCGCGACATATTGGGGAAGGGTTTGTCCTTTGAGGAGACACCAACCATACCACGCAGCAGGTGGCAAGAGCGGGTGGAAGCTGGAGCGGTGTGCGACCGAGGCAAAAATCGATTACCAGATGGAATCCACTTGCCGCTTCAGCCTGGAAAACCACTCACCCCCCAACGCAATCAGTCTTCAACACTTTATCCGCGACTCGGCTACAACTTTTACGCACTTTCACTCGCTTTGCCACTACCGATTTttgtttatttcatatttttccatCGGTCGTCGAATCGACGGAGGAAAGCACAACACAAAAATGGACTCCGAGCGAGAGGCGTTTGTCAGTGTGTTCGAAAGAGTCGAACTCGTTCGTCGGTCAAGTTCGAAAAGATGGACGACTGAGGAGGAAATGTTTCACAAGAAGCTACGCGATGAAAAGTTTCGACGAAGACTTCACATTTGCATGAACAGTCAATTTCACGGAGTGATTTCATGAATGGAAAATTTTCACTACCAAGTGAAaatcaatagtcctgttcaacgacgcaggttgaacttgctcgaagttgctgcatcttactcttacccatttgtcatcaaacgggcaagagcgggatgcagcaacttcgagcaagttcaacctacgtcgtcgaA includes:
- the LOC134285153 gene encoding B-cell CLL/lymphoma 7 protein family member B-B is translated as MVGVSSKDKPFPNMSRSVRAETRASKKDDVKKFMLSMDRVRRWEKKWVTIGETSMKIFKWVPISSKDNKKGGGLLKGGSTTLGGGGGVLANGNSTVSNAASVNSNSNSNSSENKENTRKPGTDSNSNSNFALTTEDSNTCFSLVSDSQGATEFVSNMPFSEDSNSQGSDSAPVTKRLKSD